The Ranitomeya variabilis isolate aRanVar5 chromosome 7, aRanVar5.hap1, whole genome shotgun sequence genome includes a window with the following:
- the MRM2 gene encoding rRNA methyltransferase 2, mitochondrial: MAAAVARLWRTPQCRSLHISLEVRKAKTGAEQIWLARQRRDPYVKAAHAQNYRCRSAFKLLEMDKEQKILEPGHHVVDCGAAPGAWSQVLVDKVNSLGKDPAASVGFVLGVDLLHINPLEGAVFLPKCDLTDPATHKKITALLPSGQADVILSDMAPNASGIKELDHQRLVIMCLSLLDLSDMVLRPGGSFLCKIWDGGESNLIRDKLRQRFQNVKTMKPKASRMESTEIYLLGKSHKKSKAAN, encoded by the exons CCTTTGGCGGACACCGCAGTGCCGCAGCCTGCACATCTCTCTAGAGGTGCGGAAGGCCAAGACAGGGGCAGAGCAAATTTGGCTTGCCAGGCAGCGGAGGGATCCCTATGTAAAGGCAGCACATGCCCAAAATTACCGTTGTCGCAGCGCCTTCAAGCTGCTGGAGATGGACAAGGAGCAGAAAATCCTGGAGCCGGGGCATCACGTTGTAGATTGCGGTGCGGCCCCCGGGGCCTGGAGTCAGGTGCTGGTGGACAAAGTAAATTCCTTGGGAAAAG ACCCTGCAGCGAGTGTCGGGTTTGTTCTGGGAGTTGATCTTCTTCACATAAATCCACTGGAAGGAGCAGTTTTCCTCCCTAAGTGTGACCTTACAGATCCTGCCACCCATAAGAAAATCACTGCGCTCCTCCCTTCTGGACAGGCAGATGTCATCCTAAGTGACATGGCCCCCAATGCAAGTGGCATAAAAGAACTGGATCACCAGAGACTTGTCATCATGTGTCTGTCCCTCCTGGACTTGTCCGATATGGTTCTGAGACCTGGTGGGAGCTTCTTGTGTAAGATCTGGGATGGAGGAGAAAGCAACCTAATAAGAGACAAGCTACGGCAGAGATTTCAGAACGTAAAGACTATGAAGCCTAAGGCCAGCAGGATGGAGTCCACCGAGATATATCTGCTGGGAAAATCACACAAAAAAAGCAAAGCTGCAAATTGA